Within Falsibacillus albus, the genomic segment CTTTATCCTTGCGGGTACCTAATGATGGAGCTTTGTCCTATTGGGCTGCCAGGTTTGATGAATTTGGAGTGGATCATGAAGAGGTTATTGCCCGTGCGGGACGGAAAACAATGGCGTTTAAGGATTTTGAAGGTCAACGCTTCATACTCGTTTCAGATGAAAACAATAAGGGTGTATCAGGGGGAATTCCTTGGGAGCATAGCCCAATCCCACAAGAATTCGCCATCAGGGGGCTAGGACCCGTTAAATTGACGGTTCCGTATGCCGAAGCAACAGGCGGGGTATTGATGGATGTAATGGGCTTCAGGAAAAAAGGAAGCTACCCTTCAGAAATAGAGGGCCAGCCTGACATTCTTGTGTTTGAAACTGGGGAAGGCGGCAGCGGTGCAGAGGTCCATGTCGAGGAAAGGAAGGACCTGGCGCCAGAAAGGCCAGGACGAGGAGGCGTGCACCATGTGGCATTCCGGGTCGATAACGAAGAAGAGTTAAGAAAATGGATCGATCATATTAAACAATCGCGTTACCCAAATTCAGGGTTTGTTGATCGCTTTTATTTTAAATCACT encodes:
- a CDS encoding ring-cleaving dioxygenase, which gives rise to MELKGIHHVSAITAKAPENFKFYTNVLGLRLIKKTVNQDDTSVYHLFYGDEVGNPGTELTFFEIPMAAKNHEGNNSISALSLRVPNDGALSYWAARFDEFGVDHEEVIARAGRKTMAFKDFEGQRFILVSDENNKGVSGGIPWEHSPIPQEFAIRGLGPVKLTVPYAEATGGVLMDVMGFRKKGSYPSEIEGQPDILVFETGEGGSGAEVHVEERKDLAPERPGRGGVHHVAFRVDNEEELRKWIDHIKQSRYPNSGFVDRFYFKSLYFREPNGILFELATDGPGFATDEELDHLGESLALPPFLEPQRKQIEARLKPLNTKSQ